The genomic window TCCGTTCAACAGTTCAAAAAATTCTTTTGGCTTGCTAGCAAACCAGAGTTATGTTGAAGCCGAAGTCCGTTTATCTCTTCAACCAATCAATCTCTTGTTTAGCACTTCTTACTAAACTACAACTTGTCAgagagaaaggaaaaagaataataaagGAAGTGAATGACCAGAACTCAcacaaacaacaataaatTACAGCTAAAATCTGCTTTCAAGCCTATTAAAGCTGCGAAATCAAATATTGAACTGAATAGTATATATCAATACCTGTCCTTAGCGTAGTGAATCTGACCTTTTGTTGCTTTACAGTCAGAATAGTAGTATACTTTTAGGTTAAAACCTAAGGTATTAACAACTTAAACACTCCTGGTTTTCAAAAACCAATTtcgaaaataaaaaaaaaagtagagAGAGAAAACGAAGTTAACTTTTTTGAAACTATTCCCTGTCAAATGTTTGCAGGTTATTAGCCTAACTTGAAAGAGAACGAAGATTACGTAGTTCTTAGTTCCAGCGGTAGTACTTTCGGAAAAACCAAACTAATATAAAGAGATACACCCCTGCTCCGAACTACTGTGAGGGGGTAGGGTATTAGGGGTGATTGGTTTACTTACTGTATATATTTCCTGGCTGGATAGCCAAAGCATGCATTATTCCCCGGGTAACAACCCAGGTGGTTCAATATATAAGAAAACAGTTTTTTATAGCCAGTGCTCTAGGCGAACACATGCTCGAGAGGATTAATATATTTACAAGCCTTGGCAGCAGGTGCTTTAGTAGCTTATGTGGGCATAATTTGTGTTCAAGAGGAAAGAAGTAAGGAAGTAATAAGCTGACAGAGTTTTACAGTTGACAATTGTTTAAAAGTACGTAAGGTTGCATATATTTGTTAGCATAAGTTTAGTTACATAGACTCGTGTGAGAATCCATTTAGAACTTTTGAACAGTTTCGTAGAAGGTCTTACCTTGGATTTCATGGATCttcaattccaattcagATGGGGATCTGGAACCGTCGGCACCAGCAATGACACCAGCACCCCATGGCGAACCACCGTGAGTTTCGGACAAGGTAGTCAATTCACCAAAGGCGTTCTTGTAACCCAATGGAACGAAGATGATACCGTGGTGGGCCAAAGTAGACAAAGCGTTAACAATGGTGACTTCGttaccaccaccagtaCCAGTACTGACGAAGAAACCAGCTGCCTTACCATGCAAGGCACCAGTAGCCCACAAACCACCAGTAGAGTCCCAGAAAGCCTTCCATTGAGCTGGGAAGTTACCGAATCTGGTTGGCACACCGAACAAGAAGGCATCGTATTCAGTCAAGGTGTCTGGAGAGGCAATTGGGTAGTCTGGCTTTGCTGGAGCATGCATCAAACCCAAAACTTCATCAGACAAAGTCTCTGGAACTTGGTAGATGTCAGCTGAACCACCAGCGGCTTCGATACCCTTCTTCTCAGCTTCAGCTGTCTTGGCAACATGGCCGTACATAGAGTAGATGATGATAGCAACCTTAGccatttttgtttgatgtATGATCTATTTGTCTTAAAACGAGGcaataatagtagtagtgttTGTAAAAGGAACTATCGAATCTTTCAATGTTATGTTCCACCTTTCCTGttgtaatatattataGGGTTGTTATACCCCAGTTCCTTCCCTTCcttattttcaatttttatataataatggaATTTGTTCGAAATCATCCGTTtcctaaaaaaaaaaagcctGAATAATACTTTAATAATACACAGCCCTCACTGACTAAAAAAACCTAGAGGCAAACAAACCCTACAGAGACAACCATTGTTATGCTCGTAACTTCGAACGGCAAGAGGAAAAGTCGTTGTGTGCATGCCTGTATAGTTTATGAATTTTACTATTAATTATTAAGTAATAATTGCCAAGACGAGTAGACGTTGAATACAGCCATGGCTAAATTCAGGGGTATATGATGCATATGAATTATTCTATACGAGTACACAATGTCCGCCTGattctattctatttttttttttactctttgttattatatatgtaaaaaCAATTACCACATAATAGCGGTATTcatgtaataataatgtcCGCTAGTAGCAGCGCGGCGGGCAATTGGTAATTGATGGGATGTCCATTGAAATTacgaaaaaaatatacataaCAAGCATTACGGTGTGTACCTAATATTTAGTTAAGAGGTAATTGGGGTGTTCTTGGAAGACCCAGTATACGAAGAAACGTTAGGAATTTTGTAGATTGACCCTCCCAAACCTTGGGGgttttcatctttatcaATTACATCATTGGCCGTGGTGACGAACATATGACCTTCTGCAAGCGCACAGCATGAAACACGGCTTGTTTCAGGGAATACCCACTTGAAAACTAATTCACCCTTGGTGTTGTATCTTTGTACAGAGTTAGTAGACCACACTGCAGTGATTATATTATCAGTGGCAGGATCAATGAAGCTTCCGTCGGGCTCTGGAGACTCATATTGCGCATTGTACTTTTTTACATCCACGAACAAAGATTTGTCTTCCACTACTAAATTGGAGCCTTTGTAGGGGAATTTGAATATAGAGtaattcaaagaatcagTGAAATACGCGTATTTCGCGTCTTTGTCCCAATTGATGGCGTTTGGAATCATTATCTTGTCCAACACCAACGTGCACGTCCTTCTTGGAagattgattttgaaaagtgCACCTTTTGGGTCTTTGAAATCCACATCAGAATGGAAATCGTGCATAATCCCAATGAATATTTCACCATCCGGTGAAACATTTCCATCATTAGATCtcaaattcttccaatCTTTTTGCAATCCAGAATTCGCATAAGGGACTACATACTCCCATTTACCTGTAGAGTAACTCATCTTGGCAATCCCATACTTGGCTCCAAAGTACACATCTTCTACACCTCTACTATTGTCTATTGGAAAAACGACCCCTATTCTCTCAGGATAGGAAGAGTCAAAGGGATACGATCCCTCATAGTTTTCTAGAGTAGCATTCCACACACTATGGGTCGATATATCATTGATATCCGTAACCTTATGAATCAATgcattatatatatctatcCAAAAAAGTGTTTTAGCCTTTGAAACATATGTAACACCTTCGGATAATCTGATACCATTGTCAAAATAATATGGGGCTTCCTGGTGAACGTATTTTTCCACAGTTTTCATAATACTATCTCTTTCTTATCAATTTACCTTACAATTCACTATTAACACCAAAACTACACCTTACCATTACAAAATCCTAATCTATCAACGCTACCTCAGTTGCAATGCgtcttttcaattctgtAGGTAcctcatatatatatgtagttttttttttttttttgcctgATTATATGGATAGACGGCTCTCTATGCAGCAAGCGCACAAGTAACTTTTCCTAGACAAAATCTACAAAACGAAAGTATTACATAAGCAAAGCAATCGACAATAAGTTGTTGTGCAACTCTAAACCTCATGCTGTAAGTCTTTTGATTTCCGTACGATACTTACCCAGTCTGAAAAGTATACGAATGAGTTTTCTCCAATGGCTAGAGTTAAGATACCTAAACCTAGCCCTAACCATAGGCCTTTTACTTGCATCTTAAAGTAATATGCAAGAAGCGCTCCAATCTCAAGACCGACAACATAATATGCaataatattcaaatagCCTCCTATCCTTTGCCTACCTTGAGCTCTTAGAACACCTGCTGCCATAACGTTGAATACATCATATACTTGATTAATTGCAACAATTTTTAATAAGCTAGCGGCCAACTTCACTAAGTTTGGATCATTGCTAAACAGCGAACATACTTTGAACCGTCCAAAATATAGAAAGACAAAATTGATAATACCTGTTGTAGTACCAACACCTAGAACAACAGTTTTAGTAGCAACTTTACAGTTGGTGATGTTACCAGATCCAACGTGATACGCAATTCTATTCGATGAAGCAACACTGCAACTAAATGGCAATTGGAATACGAAAGTTTGAATTGTCGCTACAATACTTTGGGCAGCCAAGATTTGCGTGCCAAATCCGGCACTTAATATGGTGATAATTTCAAATGCAAAGAATTCAGCTTCTAGCATGATAACACCAGGTAGTGCTAATGATAACAAGGGTTTCCAATTCGTGAATATGGCAGAGAAGCCCTTCGTGATTGGATGCCAACAGAAGTCTTTGCCGCGATAAACTTGATAGTATATATGACctatcaaagaaaagccCATAGTACTATAAACTATAACTATGGCGATTGGTGATCCAATATATCCTAGTTTGAGCTTAATAACAAAGAGGTAGTTTAACATAACGTTCAAAGGCGcgcaaagaaagagaatgtTTTGACCCGTAATGAAGTCCCCTTGCGCTTGCAAATATTTTTTACCACATTCAAAGACCACAAACCCTGGAATTGTTAGGATAATAATTCTTAGATAAGTTGCCGCAATCGTAACGATGGCAGAGTCTTTTACTAAAAGTGATAATACCACATCTGACTTATACCAAAACGCGGTAATCGGTATCGAGCAGACAAGGGAAATTGCCACTCCCCTTTGAAAGTAGAGGCCTACCATTTCATAATTACCTGCTCCGAATGCCTGCGGACACACTGTATCTAAACAAGTTGCTATTCCAATGAAAATTGCAGAAGTGACGGCGAAAGTAACATTACCAATAGAGATCCCCCCTAGTTCTACTGCCCCAAGCCTACCGGCGTAGAAAAGAGCAGTAGTTGAAAGTGAAGATTGCAATAAAAACGTTATAACTAATGGTAAAGCAGTCTTGAATATATAGTATGCCTCTGATTTAACACTGGTATTAGAAACTGGGACTGGACTATCAATGGAGGCAGCTTTACCATTGTTGGTAGAGCCATAATCTGACTCACTGCTAACTGTGGACGCTATTCTTGATTCTTCACTTAAATGCATTCATAAATGATAATACAGACTATCAGTATTCCTTTTCTCACTCTCTACAATTCATCTAATTGAATGAATGTACGAATGAACCGACTCTGCACAAAACTTACACTCTATATACCCAGGTCAAATTACGAGTATCAAACTATCATCCCAATAATGTCAACAATTCATTCAGCAAATAATCATCATTGctttaataatatatagCTTTGTcatatttgaatttttttagGTTCTTTGTATCTTCCGTGTTGTTTGGTTCCTCAACATTGTAAGAAGCAACTCTTATCTTCATCAGCATTTCCCGAATCAATCGATCGGAAATATTCAAGCACAAGCTATTAGcaagtaaaaaaaaaaaatggtcGGCTTCTAGTTCTACATTTGGAAATAGGGTAAAAATGACTGTCAAAGGTTCCCCGCGGAAAATTTGTCCCCATCAAGTAATACCCAGAATACTTTCCAACTGtcacaaaaaaaaaaaaaagattgCTCCTCAGCCGCTGGAAAACTTATGCGCACCTGTTTACTGCGAAATGGTAATAACAGGTTATTCCACCAAGTATTTCCTAAGGGTCTACCGTGGGTGGGTCAAAAGGTCAAAAAGCTGCTGCAAAAACATTAATTATAAAACAAGGATTTCTTATATAAATGTGCATTACCATGGGGGATATATGCTTGCGAAATAGAATTGTATGGACTAAGTCATTCTTGGCCTCCACTAATGATACCATCACTTTTATCTCTGCAATTATAGTACCCCCTTAATCACTCTATCAAGGActatgaaaaaaattatcctttttcttgttccagCCTTCCATGCTCTAAGCACTAATGCTCATCTAGTCAAGTTTAACGAGCAAGAGTTGCCATTTCAAGTGCAGGATGAGGATTTGACTGCCCATTCTAATggacaaaaacaaaagtcATTGCTATACCAGTTGTACGGAGAATTACTATATCCACGGAATAAAAATGACATTGATGCCGCTGTCAATTCACCCAGAGAAACCAAGAACCAAAGGGTATTGATTAATATTGATCCTGAAGAAACTGATGAAGAGTTTAAATCGATGTGCTCCTTTTATAACGAATATGACCCCGATTATCCAGACGATgattttgaagatgatcTTGTACTATTTTCTGgtattgtttcttttgcacATGTACCAATCGCTCAATGCTTCAAGAACTCCTCACTAGCTATGGACATTGCAATTGTCGGTGCACCGTTCGACACTTCTGTATCCTATAGGCCGGGTGCTAGATTTGGACCAAATGGAATAAGACAGGGTTCAAGACGATTAGGAAATGGGATATCACCAGTAAGAGGGTTCCCTGGTTCGAGGTTGCGGAAATTGGATCCATACCATTCTGGATACTCCATCGTGGACTGTGGTGACATTCCGATGACTCCATTTGATAACAAGGTGGCCTTAAATCAATTATATAGAGGTCAAAGAGCTTTACACAATCACAAATCTCTACATCATCCAGAAAACCCTCCTCGGATTATCACACTTGGCGGAGACCATACTATTACACTAATGGCTTTGAGATCAGCTTATGAAAAGTATGGAAAATTATCAGTGATTCATTTTGATTCTCATCTTGACACATGGGATCCAAAAGTCATTGGAGGGAATATCTCTAAAAGAGCAGGTTTGAATCATGGTACTTTCCTTCACTTCGCGCATGAAAACGGTTATCTAAGCGATGATAGTAATGTTCATGTTGGTATTAGGGCCCCTTATGTGGCGCCAGGATTTTATGACGAGCAGCATGATTATGAATGTGGGTTTGACAAAATAGTGGCAAGGGACCTTGATATCATAAGCATTCCAGAAGTTGTGTCAAATATAAAAACACGTGTTGGGGATGGACCTGTCTATATAAGTGTCGACATTGATGTTGTCGATTTGGCATCAGCTCCAGGGACAGGAACTCCAGAAACAGGTGGCTTAACTTCTAGAGAACTTCTTACAATACTAGATGGCTTAGAAGGACTCAATGTTGTTGGTGCGGacattgttgaagttctACCAGCATTTGATACCAATGGGGATATCACAACTCTCATTGCTGCCCAAGTTGTGGATTCGATTTTAGGGCTAATGACTGTTGATTCCGTGCAAGAATAATATATGCAATCAAAAGCAAAAAGCCATTATATATAGAACGGTAGTACATATTATAAAGGTTATATGAAAATGACGATTACAAAAAGAGTTAAGAAAATGCCAATGTTCAGCATCAGTAAATCATTCTAAAATATGTGTTAGACAGATGGATATTTATTTTACAAATATGCATTTTACCAAGTTAAAACATCTTGATCTTCAAGGTTGAATTTGGTTTCATTACCACTCCAAACTTTTTCTAATCTATTCAAGTTATGTTCCGTCAATCTTCTAAATCTGGATCCATTGACATCATAGTATTTACGAACAAGACTTTTGGTTTCCTCATCAATGGCGTTTAGCCCAGCAATTAGGACAGCAAAATTAGAATAACAAGTTCGAAGATTAACTGGTGGATTATCACTATCCAAAAATCTGAAAAAAGACATAATCTTTTTCACGACCTGTTGCACAGCAATCGATTCTTTCGGTATACCTAGAAGTTTTAGTAGGACAATCAGTAGAAAGGAAAGAACTTGTGTTTGATGAGATATATCATACCAACTTACTGCTACTACCTCTCCACTTTTGAGCGTTACTAAATCAATGGAATTATCTGTAATTTTACTATTCGATGGGTGCAAGGCACTATCTGGAGGAATTACACCGGACTTATCAATAAATTGATATTCTAGTTGTCtatcaatttcaacaataattttttgaatattgaaataGGACAATTTGTCCCTGAACTCTTCAGAGTTTGAGTTAGAATATAACAAGTAATCTATGTTTTTAGTCAAGATTCCATCATGACTACTATTAATACTTGTTCTTTCCAACGATCTAACTAAATTCAAGGTCTTgaaaacttctttgataaCTAAATCGAACTGTTCATTATGACCCCGTAAGAGATTGAATTCATTTAGCGATGTGGTGATATTCATGAATTTCAAAGACTCAACATATTCAAAATCATATGGATCAAAAATAGCATCCAAGTCCGCTTCTTCTACAAGAGCACCGCCTAGAACAGTACTGATACTTGCAAATGTTTCCATCACTTTGAACCAGCATTTAGCAACATTAAGAACTTTGGAGGAGTTTCCAGAATTaattttcttgaaaagttcaGTAATACCCTTTAAATGAGATCTCCATTGGGAATTcatagtatatatacaatcCCAGGTCAACAGAATGACTGTTAGAATGATGGGTTCAATCTTTTTAATAacattattttcatttttgaattggTATCCAAGGAGTTGTAAACAATGAGACAAATAGCCGCAATAAGCTTTCTCATCCTCAACTTTATTTGATTTCCGATGGACTATAGAAGCGCCAACTGCAAGTATTGCTGAAAGAAGATAAGACTCTTTTTTTGCAAACGACAGTAGAATATCCCTGAGTGGATTACTTTGATTCTGGAAAAAAGGTGCGATGGAGTCCAAGCAATCATAATAAAACGTTCGAAGATATTCATCATGTATACCTCCTAATTTAAAAGAATCTAACGGCGTATTGAAAGTGATTGTGTtatcaacaagaaatgATATTGGAACTGAGGAAAACTCAGAACTGTTGTTGATAAGTGGTATATTAAGGTCTGGAAAGTCCAAATCATTAAACTCTAAATCTTTTAGTTCATCATTAATCAAAGAATCGTTTAATTTCATGTTCACAATGTCATTTAAATTTTGAATTAGAAGGTTTGCATCTATAGCATCTATGTTTGCTGTTGGTATAAGATTCGGCAGTCCTGCATCCAAAAGATTATTATCGCTTTGCGTGCCCTCTTGGGAGTTAACTGGTTTTGTATCGGTATTCTCATGATTTACCGagtttccttcttgtttggGTTTTCTGGGTTTAcgtttcttgttctttggATTCAGGACATAAATACAATTGCGGCTTAATCTAGCACATTGCCAGCATGTAGGCTTACCTTCGTCACACTTCATTCTCCTTCTCTTACATTCGAGGCAGCCGTTTCTAGagtattttcttttggtaaCCTTGTTATCAGTTCCTGAGGTAGGCGTTCCAGTGGAGCCGTCAGTAGATGACATGattgaagatgacgacATCGAATGATTTGCATGGAGTACATCTCCTATTGGAGGTAGGTTTGTTAAACTTGCATCGTTAGGACTCGTGCCTATAGAAGTGGGTGTGTTCTTCACTAGTGCCGGTCTGGGGCTATTGATACTATCCTCAAACGATATACCTTCAAAAGCTGTCCCTGTAAGTGCTTCTGGCTGGTGTGTTGAAACAGGCGAAACACCATTCTTGCTTCTTGGTGTAAATAGAGGTTGTTTCGATCTTGGATTCTGTGAATGCTGCTCTACACTAATAGCCTGAGATGAGGCATATGAACCGGGT from Kluyveromyces marxianus DMKU3-1042 DNA, complete genome, chromosome 6 includes these protein-coding regions:
- the ERC1 gene encoding MATE family efflux transporter produces the protein MHLSEESRIASTVSSESDYGSTNNGKAASIDSPVPVSNTSVKSEAYYIFKTALPLVITFLLQSSLSTTALFYAGRLGAVELGGISIGNVTFAVTSAIFIGIATCLDTVCPQAFGAGNYEMVGLYFQRGVAISLVCSIPITAFWYKSDVVLSLLVKDSAIVTIAATYLRIIILTIPGFVVFECGKKYLQAQGDFITGQNILFLCAPLNVMLNYLFVIKLKLGYIGSPIAIVIVYSTMGFSLIGHIYYQVYRGKDFCWHPITKGFSAIFTNWKPLLSLALPGVIMLEAEFFAFEIITILSAGFGTQILAAQSIVATIQTFVFQLPFSCSVASSNRIAYHVGSGNITNCKVATKTVVLGVGTTTGIINFVFLYFGRFKVCSLFSNDPNLVKLAASLLKIVAINQVYDVFNVMAAGVLRAQGRQRIGGYLNIIAYYVVGLEIGALLAYYFKMQVKGLWLGLGLGILTLAIGENSFVYFSDWVSIVRKSKDLQHEV
- the LYS14 gene encoding Lys14p — protein: MVVGKDNGTGFDCLTPGSYASSQAISVEQHSQNPRSKQPLFTPRSKNGVSPVSTHQPEALTGTAFEGISFEDSINSPRPALVKNTPTSIGTSPNDASLTNLPPIGDVLHANHSMSSSSIMSSTDGSTGTPTSGTDNKVTKRKYSRNGCLECKRRRMKCDEGKPTCWQCARLSRNCIYVLNPKNKKRKPRKPKQEGNSVNHENTDTKPVNSQEGTQSDNNLLDAGLPNLIPTANIDAIDANLLIQNLNDIVNMKLNDSLINDELKDLEFNDLDFPDLNIPLINNSSEFSSVPISFLVDNTITFNTPLDSFKLGGIHDEYLRTFYYDCLDSIAPFFQNQSNPLRDILLSFAKKESYLLSAILAVGASIVHRKSNKVEDEKAYCGYLSHCLQLLGYQFKNENNVIKKIEPIILTVILLTWDCIYTMNSQWRSHLKGITELFKKINSGNSSKVLNVAKCWFKVMETFASISTVLGGALVEEADLDAIFDPYDFEYVESLKFMNITTSLNEFNLLRGHNEQFDLVIKEVFKTLNLVRSLERTSINSSHDGILTKNIDYLLYSNSNSEEFRDKLSYFNIQKIIVEIDRQLEYQFIDKSGVIPPDSALHPSNSKITDNSIDLVTLKSGEVVAVSWYDISHQTQVLSFLLIVLLKLLGIPKESIAVQQVVKKIMSFFRFLDSDNPPVNLRTCYSNFAVLIAGLNAIDEETKSLVRKYYDVNGSRFRRLTEHNLNRLEKVWSGNETKFNLEDQDVLTW
- a CDS encoding agmatinase, yielding MKKIILFLVPAFHALSTNAHLVKFNEQELPFQVQDEDLTAHSNGQKQKSLLYQLYGELLYPRNKNDIDAAVNSPRETKNQRVLINIDPEETDEEFKSMCSFYNEYDPDYPDDDFEDDLVLFSGIVSFAHVPIAQCFKNSSLAMDIAIVGAPFDTSVSYRPGARFGPNGIRQGSRRLGNGISPVRGFPGSRLRKLDPYHSGYSIVDCGDIPMTPFDNKVALNQLYRGQRALHNHKSLHHPENPPRIITLGGDHTITLMALRSAYEKYGKLSVIHFDSHLDTWDPKVIGGNISKRAGLNHGTFLHFAHENGYLSDDSNVHVGIRAPYVAPGFYDEQHDYECGFDKIVARDLDIISIPEVVSNIKTRVGDGPVYISVDIDVVDLASAPGTGTPETGGLTSRELLTILDGLEGLNVVGADIVEVLPAFDTNGDITTLIAAQVVDSILGLMTVDSVQE
- a CDS encoding regucalcin: MKTVEKYVHQEAPYYFDNGIRLSEGVTYVSKAKTLFWIDIYNALIHKVTDINDISTHSVWNATLENYEGSYPFDSSYPERIGVVFPIDNSRGVEDVYFGAKYGIAKMSYSTGKWEYVVPYANSGLQKDWKNLRSNDGNVSPDGEIFIGIMHDFHSDVDFKDPKGALFKINLPRRTCTLVLDKIMIPNAINWDKDAKYAYFTDSLNYSIFKFPYKGSNLVVEDKSLFVDVKKYNAQYESPEPDGSFIDPATDNIITAVWSTNSVQRYNTKGELVFKWVFPETSRVSCCALAEGHMFVTTANDVIDKDENPQGLGGSIYKIPNVSSYTGSSKNTPITS
- the PST2 gene encoding flavodoxin-like fold family protein, yielding MAKVAIIIYSMYGHVAKTAEAEKKGIEAAGGSADIYQVPETLSDEVLGLMHAPAKPDYPIASPDTLTEYDAFLFGVPTRFGNFPAQWKAFWDSTGGLWATGALHGKAAGFFVSTGTGGGNEVTIVNALSTLAHHGIIFVPLGYKNAFGELTTLSETHGGSPWGAGVIAGADGSRSPSELELKIHEIQGKTFYETVQKF